In the Qipengyuania pelagi genome, one interval contains:
- a CDS encoding ABC transporter ATP-binding protein: MTDPILQISGLTKVYSSGLKALDSVDLTIRRGEIFALLGPNGAGKTTMIGAVCGLVRPSGGTITAFGYDLARDWRKARARIGLVPQELATDMFEPVERAVAHSRGLFGLAPDPKRIEEILRSLSLWDKRGERIMALSGGMKRRVLIAKALAHEPDLLFLDEPTAGVDVELRKGMWAIIDEMRARGVTIILTTHYIEEAEEMADRVGIIRKGQIIMVDEKDAMMARLGRTEAHISLAEPLAALPPALTAYPVELEEGGKSLCYRGGDGTGKGKAEVAAITKALIAADIDYTGIDVRESSLEDIFVSLLGEDA, encoded by the coding sequence ATGACCGACCCGATCCTTCAGATTTCCGGCCTGACCAAGGTCTATTCCAGCGGGCTTAAGGCGCTCGACAGCGTCGATCTGACGATCCGGCGGGGGGAGATTTTCGCGCTGCTTGGGCCGAACGGGGCGGGCAAAACCACGATGATCGGCGCGGTATGCGGTCTGGTCCGGCCGAGCGGGGGCACGATCACCGCCTTCGGCTACGATCTGGCGCGTGACTGGCGCAAGGCGCGCGCGCGGATCGGGCTGGTGCCGCAGGAACTCGCCACCGATATGTTCGAACCCGTGGAGCGCGCGGTGGCGCATTCGCGCGGCCTGTTCGGCCTCGCGCCGGACCCCAAGAGGATCGAGGAAATCCTGCGCTCGCTCAGCCTGTGGGACAAGCGCGGCGAACGGATCATGGCCCTGTCGGGCGGCATGAAGCGCCGCGTGCTGATCGCCAAGGCGCTGGCGCACGAGCCGGATCTGCTCTTCCTCGACGAGCCGACCGCCGGGGTCGATGTCGAACTGCGCAAGGGGATGTGGGCGATCATCGACGAGATGCGCGCGCGCGGCGTCACCATCATCCTCACGACCCACTATATCGAGGAAGCCGAGGAAATGGCCGATCGGGTCGGCATCATCCGCAAGGGCCAGATCATCATGGTGGACGAAAAGGACGCGATGATGGCGCGATTGGGCCGCACCGAAGCGCATATCTCGCTCGCCGAACCGCTCGCCGCGCTCCCGCCCGCGCTGACGGCCTATCCGGTCGAGCTTGAAGAGGGCGGAAAATCGCTCTGCTATCGCGGCGGCGACGGGACGGGGAAGGGCAAGGCCGAGGTCGCCGCGATCACCAAGGCGCTGATCGCCGCCGATATCGACTATACCGGGATCGACGTGCGCGAGAGCAGTCTCGAGGATATCTTCGTCTCGCTGCTGGGAGAGGACGCATGA
- the coaD gene encoding pantetheine-phosphate adenylyltransferase gives MSKRIGIYPGTFDPITLGHADIIRRGAKLVDHLIIGVTTNPSKDPMFSTDERLAMVEREVDSMKLANVEIVGFNALLMKFAKRQGASVIIRGLRAVADFEYEYQMAGMNQQIDDDIETVFLMADVSLQPIASKLVKEIALFGGDIQPFVSREVCEDVIARVETIGRRGDY, from the coding sequence ATGAGCAAGCGTATCGGCATCTATCCCGGGACCTTCGACCCTATCACATTGGGCCATGCGGACATTATCCGGCGCGGCGCCAAGCTGGTCGATCACCTCATCATCGGGGTGACCACCAATCCATCCAAGGATCCGATGTTCTCGACCGACGAGCGGCTCGCCATGGTTGAACGCGAGGTCGATTCGATGAAGCTCGCCAATGTCGAGATCGTCGGGTTCAACGCGCTTTTGATGAAATTCGCGAAGCGGCAGGGCGCGAGCGTAATTATCCGCGGTCTGCGCGCGGTCGCCGATTTCGAATACGAATATCAGATGGCGGGCATGAACCAGCAGATCGATGACGACATCGAGACGGTATTCCTGATGGCCGATGTTTCGCTGCAACCGATCGCATCCAAGCTGGTCAAAGAAATCGCCCTGTTCGGCGGCGATATCCAGCCTTTCGTGAGCAGAGAGGTGTGCGAGGATGTGATCGCGCGGGTCGAGACGATCGGGCGGCGCGGCGATTACTGA
- a CDS encoding chorismate mutase: MDTDYLLPDDCTTMAEVRRGVDATDRELMALLDRRFGYMRAAARIKTDRTVVRDEARKAEVIANARSDAGKRGLPADKIEQMWELLVETSIGYELIEWDRIRA, from the coding sequence ATGGACACCGATTATCTCCTGCCCGACGATTGCACCACCATGGCCGAGGTGCGCCGCGGCGTCGACGCCACCGATCGCGAACTCATGGCGCTGCTCGATCGCCGCTTCGGCTACATGCGCGCGGCCGCGCGGATCAAGACCGATCGGACCGTGGTGCGTGACGAGGCGCGCAAGGCCGAAGTTATCGCAAATGCGCGGAGCGATGCCGGCAAACGCGGACTGCCAGCGGACAAAATCGAACAAATGTGGGAGCTTCTGGTCGAAACCTCGATTGGCTATGAACTCATCGAATGGGACCGGATCAGGGCTTGA
- a CDS encoding ABC transporter permease — translation MIAWRSTWSIYTRELSRFLRTAFQSVLAPVLTTALYFIVFGAAIGGRMPDLDGVQYGAFIIPGLLMLTLLGETTSNSSFGIYMPRFTGTIYELLSAPIGVAETLIGFVGAAMTKSLILAAIILVTARLFVDYSIAHPFLAVIYIMLVAAAFSLFGFILGIWADNFEKLGIIPMLFLTPLTFLGGTFYSIDMLPKPWDTIALFNPIVYLVSGLRWTFYGSSDVNIWVSFGITLAFLALCVGVIAFIFKTGWRLRA, via the coding sequence ATGATCGCCTGGCGCTCGACTTGGTCGATCTACACGCGCGAATTGTCGCGTTTCCTGCGCACTGCGTTCCAGTCCGTGCTGGCGCCGGTCCTGACCACCGCGCTCTATTTCATCGTCTTCGGCGCGGCGATCGGTGGCCGGATGCCCGATCTGGACGGGGTCCAGTATGGCGCCTTCATCATTCCCGGCCTGTTGATGCTGACGCTGCTCGGCGAAACGACCAGCAATTCCAGTTTCGGGATCTACATGCCGCGCTTTACCGGCACGATCTACGAATTGCTGAGCGCGCCGATCGGCGTGGCGGAAACGCTGATCGGCTTCGTCGGCGCGGCGATGACCAAGAGCCTGATCCTGGCGGCGATCATTCTCGTCACGGCGAGATTGTTCGTCGATTATTCGATCGCGCACCCCTTCCTTGCCGTGATCTACATCATGCTGGTTGCCGCCGCCTTCAGCCTGTTCGGCTTCATCCTCGGCATCTGGGCGGACAATTTCGAAAAGCTCGGCATTATCCCGATGCTGTTCCTCACTCCGCTGACTTTTCTCGGCGGGACCTTCTATTCGATCGATATGCTGCCCAAGCCGTGGGACACGATCGCGCTGTTCAACCCGATCGTCTATCTTGTCAGTGGACTGCGCTGGACCTTTTACGGCAGCAGCGATGTGAATATCTGGGTCAGCTTCGGAATCACGCTGGCGTTCCTCGCCCTATGCGTCGGGGTGATCGCTTTCATCTTCAAGACCGGGTGGCGATTGCGCGCATAA
- a CDS encoding DUF481 domain-containing protein, with protein sequence MPLRLRSLSLVSLCLASGLAAPVLAQEEGAPEPVKSALPDPVRAMLEAAAETGDAATFGAVAATAKKTNPDSAAEIAALEKDFNEARREREALAATVKERELREAGLFDNWNGRGEIGAFRSTGNSDNLGLTAALSLDREGVDWTHKLRGRADYQRSRGITSREQYFASYEPRYQIEDRLFAYGLGQFESNVFQGFDQRYAVSGGLGYKVVENDSLQLSVKGGPALRHTEFVNGDNESSLAALLGVDFDWTFAEGLKLTQDANAVAEAGGQAVALIGGPSTTLSLITGLDAKVSDRISTRFSYSVDYDSDPPLNAVSTDTLTRFTLVYGF encoded by the coding sequence ATGCCGTTACGTCTTCGCTCCCTTTCGCTCGTTTCCCTGTGTCTGGCTTCGGGCCTGGCTGCGCCCGTTCTGGCCCAGGAGGAGGGCGCGCCCGAACCGGTTAAATCGGCCTTGCCCGATCCGGTGCGCGCCATGCTCGAAGCGGCAGCGGAAACCGGCGATGCCGCCACCTTCGGCGCAGTTGCGGCGACCGCGAAGAAAACCAATCCAGACAGTGCCGCCGAGATCGCCGCGCTCGAAAAGGATTTCAACGAAGCGAGGAGAGAGCGCGAGGCTCTCGCCGCGACGGTCAAAGAGCGCGAACTTCGCGAGGCCGGCCTGTTCGACAATTGGAACGGGCGCGGCGAGATCGGCGCTTTCCGCTCGACCGGGAACAGCGACAATCTCGGGCTCACCGCCGCGCTTTCGCTTGATCGCGAAGGGGTCGACTGGACTCACAAGCTGCGCGGTCGCGCCGATTACCAGCGTTCGCGCGGGATCACGAGCCGCGAGCAGTATTTCGCCTCCTACGAACCGCGCTACCAGATCGAGGACCGCCTGTTCGCCTACGGGCTCGGCCAGTTCGAAAGCAATGTCTTCCAGGGCTTCGATCAGCGATATGCCGTGTCGGGCGGGCTTGGATACAAGGTCGTGGAAAACGACAGCCTGCAATTATCGGTCAAGGGTGGTCCTGCCTTGCGGCATACCGAATTCGTCAATGGCGACAATGAAAGCAGCCTCGCGGCCCTGCTCGGCGTGGATTTCGACTGGACCTTCGCCGAAGGGCTGAAGCTGACGCAGGACGCCAATGCGGTTGCCGAGGCGGGCGGGCAGGCGGTCGCCTTGATCGGCGGGCCGAGCACCACGCTGTCGCTGATCACCGGTCTCGACGCCAAGGTCAGCGACCGGATCAGCACGCGCTTTTCCTATTCGGTCGATTACGACAGCGATCCGCCGCTGAACGCGGTCAGCACCGATACGCTTACCCGCTTCACGCTGGTCTACGGTTTCTGA
- the rpsD gene encoding 30S ribosomal protein S4 yields MSKRKSAKYKLDRRMGENIWGRPNSPVNKRSYGPGQHGQRRKSKMSDFGLQLRAKQKLKGYYGDVTEKQFKRTYQEAARIKGDTGQNLIGLLEQRLDMVVYRAKFAPTIFAARQIVSHGHIYLNGKKTNIASARVKVGDVVSLGSKAKDMALVIEAQSLPEREIPDYVAPDGNDKVTFTRVPKLDEVPYPVTMEPNLVVEFYSR; encoded by the coding sequence ATGTCGAAGCGCAAGAGCGCCAAGTACAAACTCGACCGCCGGATGGGTGAAAACATCTGGGGTCGTCCGAATTCGCCGGTCAACAAGCGCTCCTACGGCCCCGGCCAGCACGGCCAGCGCCGCAAGAGCAAGATGTCGGACTTCGGCCTCCAGCTGCGCGCCAAGCAGAAGCTCAAGGGCTATTACGGCGACGTGACCGAGAAGCAGTTCAAGCGCACCTATCAGGAAGCTGCGCGTATCAAGGGCGATACCGGCCAGAACCTGATCGGCCTGCTCGAGCAGCGCCTCGATATGGTGGTCTATCGCGCCAAGTTCGCGCCGACCATCTTCGCCGCGCGCCAGATCGTCTCGCACGGCCACATCTATCTGAACGGCAAGAAGACCAACATCGCTTCGGCCCGCGTCAAGGTCGGCGACGTTGTCAGCCTCGGCAGCAAGGCCAAGGACATGGCGCTGGTCATCGAAGCGCAGAGCCTGCCCGAGCGTGAAATCCCCGATTACGTCGCGCCCGACGGCAACGACAAGGTGACCTTCACCCGCGTGCCCAAGCTCGACGAAGTGCCTTATCCGGTCACGATGGAACCGAATCTGGTCGTCGAATTCTATTCGCGCTGA
- the tgt gene encoding tRNA guanosine(34) transglycosylase Tgt encodes MTAPRFAFTIAATDGAARTGTIRMRRGDIRTPAFMPVGTAATVKAMKPETVRRTGADIILGNTYHLMLRPGAERVARLGGLHKFMNWNRPILTDSGGYQVMSLSDLRKLTEQGVEFRSHIDGSKHMLTPERSMEIQRLLGSDIVMAFDECPRADQPRDAIAKSMEMSMRWARRSRHGFDAGGDHAENAALFGIQQGALDEDLRRYSADALTDIGFDGYAIGGLAVGEGQEAMFATLDFAPGQLPQDRPRYLMGVGKPDDLVGAVERGVDMFDCVLPSRSGRNGQAFTWNGALNLRNARFAEDQEPLDPRCPCDTCGTYSRAYLHHLVKAGEILGAMLMTEHNIAFYQHLMQTMRDAIAEGRFAAFAADFRRDYLC; translated from the coding sequence ATGACCGCACCCCGTTTTGCATTCACCATCGCCGCGACCGATGGCGCGGCGCGCACCGGCACGATCCGAATGCGGCGCGGCGACATCCGCACCCCCGCCTTCATGCCGGTGGGCACCGCCGCCACGGTCAAGGCCATGAAGCCGGAAACCGTGCGCAGGACGGGTGCGGACATCATCCTCGGCAACACCTACCACCTGATGCTGCGTCCGGGTGCGGAACGGGTTGCCCGGCTCGGTGGCCTGCATAAATTCATGAACTGGAACCGCCCGATCCTGACCGATAGCGGCGGCTATCAGGTGATGAGCCTGTCGGATCTGCGCAAGCTGACCGAGCAGGGGGTCGAATTCCGCAGCCATATCGACGGGTCGAAGCATATGCTGACGCCCGAACGTTCGATGGAGATCCAGCGCCTGCTCGGCAGCGATATCGTCATGGCCTTCGACGAATGCCCGCGTGCCGACCAGCCGCGCGACGCGATCGCGAAGAGCATGGAAATGAGTATGCGCTGGGCACGGCGCAGCCGCCACGGTTTCGATGCGGGTGGCGACCATGCCGAAAATGCCGCCCTGTTCGGCATACAGCAGGGCGCGCTCGACGAGGATTTGCGCCGCTATTCGGCTGACGCGCTGACCGATATCGGCTTCGACGGCTATGCGATCGGCGGCCTCGCCGTGGGGGAGGGGCAGGAGGCCATGTTCGCCACGCTCGATTTCGCGCCGGGGCAATTGCCGCAGGACCGCCCCCGCTATCTGATGGGCGTCGGCAAGCCCGACGATCTGGTCGGCGCGGTGGAGCGCGGGGTCGACATGTTCGACTGCGTCCTGCCGAGCCGGTCGGGCCGCAACGGGCAGGCCTTTACTTGGAACGGCGCTCTCAATCTCCGCAATGCCCGTTTCGCCGAGGATCAGGAGCCGCTCGATCCGCGCTGCCCATGCGACACCTGCGGGACCTATAGCCGCGCCTATCTCCATCATCTCGTCAAGGCGGGCGAAATCCTCGGCGCGATGCTGATGACCGAGCACAACATCGCCTTCTACCAGCACCTGATGCAGACGATGCGCGATGCCATCGCTGAAGGACGCTTCGCTGCCTTCGCTGCCGATTTCCGGCGCGATTATCTGTGCTGA
- the queA gene encoding tRNA preQ1(34) S-adenosylmethionine ribosyltransferase-isomerase QueA translates to MKVDLFDFELPPERIALRPVRPRDAARMLVVRPDSAGGGAFEDRGVRDLPDLLKKGDVLVFNDTRVIPAQLEGRRGEAKIGVTLHKRVDLRRWQAFIRNAKRVKEGNILTFGGGVTAVAEARHDDGSWTLSFPGTEPVELLLERAGTMPLPPYIAGKRSTDAQDREDYQTMFAARDGAVAAPTASLHFTPELVAALDEAGIGREILTLHVGAGTFLPVKAEDTADHRMHSEWGRIEPEVAERLNGARAAGGRLIAVGTTSLRLLESAVAPDGSIAGWEGDTDIFITPGYQFRAVDGLMTNFHLPKSTLFMLVSALMGRERMQAAYAHAIDSGYRFYSYGDSSLLLP, encoded by the coding sequence ATGAAGGTCGACCTTTTCGATTTCGAACTGCCGCCCGAGCGGATCGCGCTGCGCCCCGTGCGCCCGCGCGATGCCGCGCGGATGCTGGTGGTGCGCCCCGATAGTGCGGGAGGCGGCGCGTTCGAGGATCGCGGCGTGCGCGACCTGCCCGATTTGCTGAAAAAGGGCGACGTGCTCGTCTTCAACGATACGCGCGTGATTCCCGCCCAGCTCGAAGGGCGGCGCGGCGAGGCGAAGATCGGCGTGACGCTGCACAAGCGGGTCGACCTCAGGCGCTGGCAGGCCTTCATCCGCAATGCCAAGCGCGTGAAGGAAGGCAATATCCTCACCTTCGGCGGCGGCGTGACGGCGGTGGCCGAAGCCCGCCATGACGATGGCAGCTGGACCCTGTCCTTCCCCGGCACCGAACCGGTCGAACTGCTGCTGGAGCGGGCGGGCACCATGCCCCTGCCGCCCTATATCGCGGGCAAGCGTTCGACCGACGCGCAGGATCGCGAAGATTACCAGACCATGTTCGCCGCGCGCGACGGTGCGGTGGCGGCACCGACCGCCTCGCTCCATTTCACGCCCGAACTGGTCGCGGCGCTGGACGAGGCCGGGATCGGCCGCGAAATCCTGACGCTGCATGTCGGTGCAGGCACGTTTCTGCCCGTAAAGGCGGAGGATACCGCCGATCACCGGATGCATTCCGAATGGGGCCGGATCGAGCCCGAGGTCGCCGAGCGGCTGAACGGCGCGCGCGCGGCGGGCGGGCGCCTGATTGCGGTCGGCACCACCAGCCTGCGCCTGCTCGAAAGCGCGGTTGCGCCCGACGGGAGCATTGCGGGCTGGGAAGGCGATACCGACATCTTCATCACGCCGGGCTACCAATTCCGCGCGGTGGATGGGCTGATGACCAATTTCCACCTGCCGAAATCGACTTTGTTCATGCTGGTGAGCGCCTTGATGGGGCGCGAGCGGATGCAGGCCGCCTACGCCCACGCGATCGACAGCGGTTATCGTTTCTATTCCTATGGTGACTCCTCCCTCCTGCTCCCGTAA
- a CDS encoding peptidylprolyl isomerase: MLKVTTALSALAALTLSPIAAPANAQAQDAAETPAARPVYEQIDYNIENDRENILLLDLSNGQRVAIRLMPSWAPNHVERIKTLARQGFYDGVIFHRVIDGFMAQTGDPTGTGQGGSELPDLKEEFNPMPHIRGTVAMARAASEDSANSQFFIVFYPRFALDKRYTNFGRVIGNMAAVDAIQRGEPPQNPTRIMQASIASDNRPQPSMQAMPTPGPQTPGAEMTADDLNAPLGE; the protein is encoded by the coding sequence ATGCTGAAGGTCACCACCGCCCTGAGCGCGCTCGCAGCGCTGACGCTGAGCCCGATCGCTGCCCCAGCCAACGCACAGGCGCAGGATGCGGCGGAAACGCCCGCGGCCCGGCCGGTCTACGAGCAGATCGACTACAATATCGAGAACGACCGCGAGAACATCCTCCTGCTCGACCTGTCGAACGGGCAGCGCGTCGCCATTCGCCTGATGCCCAGCTGGGCACCCAACCATGTCGAGCGCATCAAGACGCTGGCGCGGCAGGGCTTTTACGACGGCGTGATCTTCCACCGCGTGATCGACGGTTTCATGGCGCAGACCGGCGATCCGACCGGCACGGGGCAGGGCGGGTCCGAGCTTCCCGATCTCAAGGAAGAGTTCAATCCGATGCCGCATATTCGCGGCACCGTGGCGATGGCCCGCGCGGCGAGCGAGGACAGCGCGAACAGCCAGTTCTTCATCGTCTTCTATCCGCGTTTCGCGCTCGACAAGCGGTATACCAATTTCGGTCGCGTGATCGGGAACATGGCTGCCGTGGACGCGATCCAGCGTGGCGAGCCGCCGCAGAATCCCACGCGCATCATGCAGGCCTCGATCGCCAGCGACAATCGCCCGCAACCCTCGATGCAGGCGATGCCGACGCCCGGCCCGCAGACTCCGGGTGCCGAGATGACCGCCGACGATCTCAACGCTCCACTGGGCGAGTGA
- a CDS encoding polyprenyl synthetase family protein has translation MAVSDSDDLLKSALARVQDEVDRAFDAYLPVPSDSRARLVEAMRHATIGGGKRVRPLLVVAVADLYRVDRSAAVAAGCAVEAIHSYSLIHDDLPCMDDDELRHGKPTVHRAFDEATAVLAGDALHALAFDILTQSDVSSDPFVRSELVSVLARASGHEGMAGGQMMDMAADEEDYDLHQVTRLQQLKTGALLGASVEMGAILGRVPPEGRAHLRAYARDIGLAFQIADDLLDVEGDEALAGKALRKDGEQGKATFVTLMGAEKAREQARALVDQAIGHVAGHGSDARLLEALARFVIERDR, from the coding sequence ATGGCCGTTTCGGACAGCGACGACCTGCTCAAATCCGCGCTGGCGCGGGTGCAGGACGAGGTGGATCGCGCATTCGACGCCTATCTTCCCGTGCCGTCCGACAGCCGCGCCCGCCTGGTCGAGGCGATGCGCCACGCGACGATCGGCGGCGGCAAGCGCGTGCGTCCGCTGCTGGTGGTCGCCGTGGCCGACCTCTACCGCGTCGATCGCTCGGCGGCGGTCGCGGCGGGCTGCGCGGTCGAGGCGATCCATTCCTATTCGTTGATCCATGACGATCTGCCCTGCATGGACGATGACGAATTGCGGCACGGCAAGCCGACCGTCCATCGCGCCTTCGACGAGGCAACCGCGGTGCTGGCGGGCGACGCGCTGCACGCGCTGGCTTTCGACATCCTGACGCAGAGCGACGTCAGTTCCGATCCGTTCGTGCGCAGCGAGCTCGTCTCCGTCCTCGCGCGGGCCAGCGGGCACGAAGGCATGGCGGGCGGCCAGATGATGGACATGGCGGCGGACGAGGAGGATTACGATCTCCACCAGGTCACGCGCCTCCAGCAATTGAAGACCGGCGCTCTGCTGGGCGCCAGTGTCGAGATGGGCGCGATTCTGGGCCGCGTCCCGCCCGAGGGGCGGGCGCATCTGCGTGCCTATGCCCGCGATATCGGCCTCGCCTTCCAGATTGCCGACGACCTTCTCGACGTGGAGGGTGACGAGGCGCTGGCGGGCAAGGCGCTGCGCAAGGATGGCGAGCAGGGCAAGGCCACCTTTGTCACGTTGATGGGCGCCGAAAAAGCCCGCGAACAGGCGCGCGCTCTGGTCGATCAGGCGATCGGCCATGTCGCGGGCCACGGATCGGATGCGCGCCTGCTCGAAGCGCTGGCCCGCTTCGTCATCGAGCGGGACCGCTAG
- a CDS encoding sensor domain-containing diguanylate cyclase: MTLPTSILPCLPNANAVLELLGERRQPQFDGLAKATATMFGCPLSAITVVECDRQWFKAATDPSLTEIPAEQSICRHALVGTDLMVVEDLSKDPRFAGNPLVTEEGMRFYAGRPIWVKIAPDSEAVPVGALCMIDFAPRSFSAEERDTLEQLGTVAQTLVQAAIDAAVAERSAEQLTELLADQQRAHRQLRQGEKIAGFGTWRLCLADNHLEWSDQVYAIHEVPKGQEEMLEDALSFYPPSDRAILSAAIDQAISTGRSYDLEVDFITAKGRPRRVRAMGEVELDHGKPVALIGVFQDVTERYRLEQALIHKANTDELTGIASRRRFNESFDAKTYAPRISGQDVALILIDLDRFKEANDRFGHAVGDELLMKTGKVLTAPWLKDSFAARLGGDEFVLLITDTRLVANLEATIDRLLVNLRLAPSTAPDFAVSGTIGAVRIGDPTMDRERATGLADRALYRAKERQRGSAVLSQGGRDITVPQARSAKAINRAA; the protein is encoded by the coding sequence ATGACCCTCCCCACATCGATCCTTCCCTGCCTGCCCAATGCCAATGCCGTTCTCGAACTGCTGGGCGAGCGACGGCAGCCCCAGTTCGACGGACTGGCCAAGGCGACGGCGACGATGTTCGGCTGCCCGCTGAGCGCGATCACCGTGGTGGAATGCGATCGCCAGTGGTTCAAAGCGGCGACGGATCCGTCCTTGACTGAAATACCCGCCGAACAATCGATCTGCCGCCATGCCCTTGTCGGGACCGATCTGATGGTCGTGGAGGATCTGTCGAAGGACCCCAGGTTCGCCGGGAATCCGCTGGTCACCGAAGAGGGTATGCGTTTTTACGCCGGCCGCCCGATCTGGGTAAAGATCGCGCCGGACAGCGAGGCCGTGCCGGTCGGTGCCCTGTGCATGATCGATTTCGCCCCGCGCAGTTTCTCGGCCGAGGAGCGCGATACTCTGGAACAGCTCGGCACGGTCGCGCAGACGCTAGTGCAGGCCGCGATCGACGCGGCGGTGGCCGAACGCTCGGCGGAACAGCTCACCGAATTGCTGGCAGACCAGCAGCGTGCCCATCGTCAACTGCGACAGGGTGAAAAGATCGCAGGCTTCGGCACCTGGCGCCTGTGCCTCGCCGACAATCACTTGGAATGGTCCGACCAGGTCTATGCCATCCACGAAGTGCCCAAGGGACAGGAAGAGATGCTGGAGGACGCGCTCAGCTTCTATCCCCCGTCGGATCGCGCGATCCTCTCGGCGGCCATCGATCAGGCGATCTCGACCGGTCGGTCCTACGATCTCGAAGTCGATTTCATCACTGCGAAAGGCCGTCCGCGCCGAGTCCGCGCCATGGGCGAGGTCGAGCTGGACCACGGCAAGCCCGTCGCCCTGATCGGCGTGTTTCAGGACGTGACCGAACGCTATCGCCTCGAACAGGCGTTGATCCACAAGGCCAATACCGACGAATTGACCGGTATCGCGAGCCGGCGCCGATTCAACGAAAGCTTCGATGCGAAGACCTATGCGCCGCGCATCTCCGGTCAGGACGTGGCACTGATCCTCATCGACCTCGACCGCTTCAAGGAAGCCAATGACCGTTTCGGCCACGCGGTGGGCGACGAATTGCTGATGAAGACCGGTAAAGTCCTTACCGCGCCATGGCTGAAGGACAGCTTCGCCGCGCGTCTTGGCGGCGATGAATTCGTGCTGCTCATCACCGACACCCGGCTGGTCGCCAATCTCGAAGCGACGATCGATCGTCTACTGGTCAATTTGCGCCTGGCGCCCTCGACCGCACCGGATTTCGCAGTCAGCGGGACGATCGGCGCGGTGCGGATCGGCGATCCCACCATGGACCGCGAGCGAGCGACAGGCCTTGCGGATCGTGCCCTCTACAGGGCGAAGGAACGCCAGCGGGGAAGCGCCGTGCTTTCGCAGGGTGGGCGCGACATCACTGTTCCGCAGGCGCGTTCCGCCAAGGCGATCAATCGCGCCGCCTGA